In Candidatus Devosia phytovorans, the DNA window CGACCATCCGCCACTACACGATCGAGGAGGCCTATGAGGTGGCCGATGCGATCGAGCGCGAGGATTTTTCCGATTTGCGCGAGGAGCTTGGCGATCTCTTGCTGCAGCCAATCTATCACGCGCAGATGGCCAGCGAGGCCGGGCACTTCGATATTGGCGATGTCGTGCAATCGATCACCGAAAAGCTGATCCGCCGGCATCCGCATGTGTTCGGCGATGTAGTGGCCGGCACCTCCGACGCCTCCGAGAAGCAATGGGAAGCCATCAAGGCCCAGGAACGCGCCGCCAAGGCCGCGCGCAAGGGCGACGAGACGCCATCCCTGCTCGATGACGTGCCCAATGTGCTGCCGGCGCTAGCCCGTGCCGGCAAGCTCACCAAGCGCGCCGCCAAGGTCGGGTTCGACTGGCCAGACTTTGCCTCGGTCAAGGCAAAGGTCGACGAGGAGCTCAATGAGGTCGTCGAGGCTCAGGCCTCTGGCGATGTGGCTGCAGTTCAGGAAGAGATCGGCGACCTGCTGTTTGCCGTGGCCAACCTTGCCCGCCACGCCGGTGTCGATGCCGAGGCGGCGCTGCGCGATGCCAATTACAAGTTCACCCGGCGGTTCCACCATGTCGAGGCGCGTTGCCGCGAGGATGGCATCGAGCCCAAGGCGGCCGGACTGGACCGGCTGGATGGCTACTGGAACGAGATCCGCGCCGCCGACAAGGCCTAAGCCTCTACAAGCTCGATCCGGCCATTGAAGCGTTCGAGGAAGGCGGTCTTGTGCCGCGGATCGACGCGGATGGTGAAACCGGAGCCCTGTTCGGTCGGCTCGTCGCGACCAACGATTTCGGCATGGCTATGCAGCCAGCCGATGTCGGCACCAGCAGAATGGGGCACGTGGACGTGGTAAGTCCGGCTCTTTTCGGCCAGGGCCGACTCGATGGCCAGTTTGAGCGCATCAAGCCCCTGCCCGGTCTTGGCCGAGGCATGAACGACGGCCGCGACCTTGCTGGCCGGAACGATGCCGACGAGGTCGGCCTCATTGACCAGATCCACCTTGTTCCAGACCTCGATGATCGGCGTGGTCTCCGGCAGGACGCCAAGTTCGCCGAGCACCTTCAAGACGTCGTGGGCCTGGGCCGGGTGATCTTCGTTAGCAATGTCGCGGGCGTGCAGGATCACATCGGCGTCGATGGTTTCCTCGAGCGTAGCGCGAAAGGCAGCGACCAGGTCGGTCGGCAGATCGGCGACAAAACCGACGGTGTCGGTGAGGATGACCTCGCGGCCATGTGGCAGGTCCAGCTTGCGCACGGTGGTGTCAAGCGTAGCAAACAGCAGGTCCTGGGCGAAGACCCCAGCCCCGGTCAGCGTGTTGAACAGGCTTGATTTGCCGGCGTTTGTATAGCCGACCAGGGCGATGATCGGCGTGCCGGAGCGTTGCTGGCGCTGCTGGGTGCGGACCTTCTTGACTTTATCGAGGCGATCTTCGAGCAGGACGATACGGTCCATGATCTGGCGACGATCGCTTTCGATCTGGGTTTCGCCGGGGCCGCCCATGAAGCCGCTGCCGCCGGAGCCGCGCTGGCGCTCAAGGTGGGTCCAGGAGCGGACAAGCCGGCCCTTCTGATAGTTGAGGTGGGCCAGTTCCACCTGCAGCGCGCCTTCGCGCGTGGCAGCGCGCTCGCCGAAAATCTCCAGAATCAGGGCGGTGCGGTCGAGCACCTTGGCGCCGGTCTCGGTTTCGAGATTGCGCTGCTGAATAGCGGTCAGCGACGCATCGACCAGCAACAAGTCGATTTCATCCTGCTTGACCCGGCCCGCCAGCATTTCGGTGTGGCCGCCACCGATGAAGGTGGCCGGCTTGACCTCGCGAACCTTGACGATTTCGGCGAAGACGACGTCAAGCCGGATCGCCTCGGCGAGGCCTTCGAATTCGGCCTGCCGCGCTTCGATGGAATGCTGGGACAGCTGGCCGCGCACATCGGGCACAACGACGCCGGCGCGTGTCGGCTTGGCACGGCGATCGATAAACGCCTTCGGGCCACCCTTGTGGATGGCCTCTTCATCATCAAAGTCTGTCATTGCAACTCGCTAAGCCGCCCCGAAGCGAGGCGACCCTGGGTTTCGTCGGTCCGCGCCACGGCGCGTCAGTCGTCGGTGTTCTGCTCGGGATCAAACAGCTGGATCGGCGCGCCCGGCATGATGGTCGAGATGGCGTGCTTGTACACGAGCTGGGATTGCGCATCGCGGCGCAGCAGCAGGCAGAAATTGTCGAACCAGGTGATCACACCCTGCAGCTTGACGCCGTTCACGAGAAATATCGTGACGGGCACCTTCTGCTTGCGGACGTGGTTGAGAAAGGAATCCTGGAGATTAGGTTGCTTTTCGCTGGGCATTCGGGCCTCTTTTCCGCGACATTGTCTGTCGCTGTTTTCAGTGAAAATTGCTGCCAATCGGGACCGTTACCGTGTCTGGTCCAGTCCAACATGACTGCAATTCACAGCTTCACTATGGCACAGAACATTTTTGCTGCCTACCGCAGCCATTGCATGGCGGGGCGGACAAATTGACAGGTCATGCCCGAGTGGTCGACGGGCAGTTACAATCCAAGTGATTTGATCTTGCGGTGCAACGCGCTGCGCTCCATGCCGACGAATTCCGCGGTCTTGGATATATTGCCGCCGAAGCGCTCGATCTGGGCCAGCAGATACTGGCGTTCGAAGACTTCGCGGGCGTCGCGCAGGGGCAGACTCATCAGATGTGCCGAGGCATCAGTGTCGCCAACGGTGGGCAGCACCTCGCCAATGTCGGACGGCAGCATGGCGGCGGTGATGACGCCGTCTTCGGGCTGCTGGTCCTTCATCAGGATGAGCAGGCGTTCGATGGAGTTACGCAACTGGCGGGCATTGCCCGGCCATTCCTGGGCCTGCAGCACCGCAATGGCGTCGTCGCCGACCGTCAGGCGCTGCAGATTGTGCATGCGAGCAACCTGTTCGATGAACACACCCACCAGTGGCGGTACGTCTTCTCGGCGTTCCTTGAGCGGGGTCAGCGGCAGCGGCACAATGGAGAGGCGATGGAAGAGGTCGGAGCGGAATTCACCGGCCTCGATCTGCGCCGCAACATTCTGCGAGCTGGAGGAAATGATGCGGACGTCGATCGGCACGGCCTGGGTGCCGCCGACGCGGTTGAAGCGGTTTTCCACGAGGGTGCGGAGCAGCGCGGCCTGGGTCTGGGCCGGTAGCGTCGTGACCTCCGAAAGATAGAGCGTGCCGCCATGGGCCTTTTCGAGGGCGCCGACTTCCACCTTGAGGATGCCGGTCTTTTCGCGCGTCTCGCGGCCGAACAGGACCACGGGCACTTCCTCGGGGGCGTAGAGCGAGGCGTTGATCTCCACAAAGGGCGATTCGGCGCGCGGGCTGCGTTGATGGACCAGGCGGGCCACCTGCCCCTTGCCAGCGCCCGAGGGGCCGGAAATGAAGATGCGCGAATTGGTGGGTGCGGATTTCTCGATGATGCCGCGCACCTGCTGCAGCGATGGCGAAGGACCAACCAGTTCGGCACTCTTGGATGCAGAGCGTTCCTTGAGTTCG includes these proteins:
- the mazG gene encoding nucleoside triphosphate pyrophosphohydrolase; this translates as MQPSRDIARLIEIMAALRNPDGGCPWDLEQDFSTIRHYTIEEAYEVADAIEREDFSDLREELGDLLLQPIYHAQMASEAGHFDIGDVVQSITEKLIRRHPHVFGDVVAGTSDASEKQWEAIKAQERAAKAARKGDETPSLLDDVPNVLPALARAGKLTKRAAKVGFDWPDFASVKAKVDEELNEVVEAQASGDVAAVQEEIGDLLFAVANLARHAGVDAEAALRDANYKFTRRFHHVEARCREDGIEPKAAGLDRLDGYWNEIRAADKA
- a CDS encoding sigma-54 dependent transcriptional regulator, with the protein product MALDILIIDDEDDIRDLIAGILEDEGFEARQAHDADSGLNEIARRRPSLVFLDIWMQGSRLDGLQLLDVFQSQHPDMPVVMISGHGNVETAVSAIRRGAYDYIEKPFKIDRLLHITQRAMEATRLRNEVAELKERSASKSAELVGPSPSLQQVRGIIEKSAPTNSRIFISGPSGAGKGQVARLVHQRSPRAESPFVEINASLYAPEEVPVVLFGRETREKTGILKVEVGALEKAHGGTLYLSEVTTLPAQTQAALLRTLVENRFNRVGGTQAVPIDVRIISSSSQNVAAQIEAGEFRSDLFHRLSIVPLPLTPLKERREDVPPLVGVFIEQVARMHNLQRLTVGDDAIAVLQAQEWPGNARQLRNSIERLLILMKDQQPEDGVITAAMLPSDIGEVLPTVGDTDASAHLMSLPLRDAREVFERQYLLAQIERFGGNISKTAEFVGMERSALHRKIKSLGL
- the hfq gene encoding RNA chaperone Hfq; this translates as MPSEKQPNLQDSFLNHVRKQKVPVTIFLVNGVKLQGVITWFDNFCLLLRRDAQSQLVYKHAISTIMPGAPIQLFDPEQNTDD
- the hflX gene encoding GTPase HflX — encoded protein: MTDFDDEEAIHKGGPKAFIDRRAKPTRAGVVVPDVRGQLSQHSIEARQAEFEGLAEAIRLDVVFAEIVKVREVKPATFIGGGHTEMLAGRVKQDEIDLLLVDASLTAIQQRNLETETGAKVLDRTALILEIFGERAATREGALQVELAHLNYQKGRLVRSWTHLERQRGSGGSGFMGGPGETQIESDRRQIMDRIVLLEDRLDKVKKVRTQQRQQRSGTPIIALVGYTNAGKSSLFNTLTGAGVFAQDLLFATLDTTVRKLDLPHGREVILTDTVGFVADLPTDLVAAFRATLEETIDADVILHARDIANEDHPAQAHDVLKVLGELGVLPETTPIIEVWNKVDLVNEADLVGIVPASKVAAVVHASAKTGQGLDALKLAIESALAEKSRTYHVHVPHSAGADIGWLHSHAEIVGRDEPTEQGSGFTIRVDPRHKTAFLERFNGRIELVEA